The following is a genomic window from Methylomarinum vadi.
TTATCAGGAAGTATTGGCGCAACGAGAATTACCCTGGGCCCGGTTGGGGTTGGGGATTATCGCCTTCAAGGAGAATAATTTTTCTAGTGCGATCGCTATTTTTGAACGACTGATCGCCAGCAATCCTTTGTACATGGATAGCTATGACTGGTTAAGCCAGGCTTATCAGGCCGACGACCAACCGATTCAGGCCCAGGATATCTTGAATCAGGCGGTCGAACTTTCGCCCACGGCGATTTTGCGGCAAAAAAAGCTGGCGGAAACGGCCGATAAAAACAATAGCCTGGACGTGGCCGAACAGGCCTACAAGGCGGTCGTCAAGTTGGGTAAGCATTCAGTCCATAAATCCAGCAGCGATTTTTCCAAATTGGCCCGGTTGTACTCCCGGACCAACGATGCCAAGCAGGCGCTGAAAACGCTCGATGATATGCGTCAGGAATTTATCAAAAATCCGGAAGCGGAATTGCGCGCCGCCACGCTGGAAACGGAATTATACCAGCAATTGGGCGATGAAAAGCTGGCGAAAGAGGCCTTTTCCAAGGTGCGTGACTTGAGTGAGTCGATGGGCAAGAGCATGCCCAAAGACCTGCAATTGGATCTGGCCAAGGCCTGTTTTCTGAATGACGACCATGAAACTGCCGATAAGGTGCTCGAGTCGTTGATAATCAACCATATCGACGATGACGCCTTCATGGATGATATTCGCCAGATGCAGAGCAGTGTCGGGCGCGATAACTATTCCGAAACCCTGATGCAAAAAACTCGGCAGCAATTGATCGAAATTAACAACCAGGGCGTTTCCTTGTTTAAACAGGGCAAGCCTAACGAAGCGATGAGTTTGTTTGAGAAGGCCTCCGCTAAAATGCCGGCTAACAAGACTATCGTGCTCAATATGACCCGCATCGCGATGCACGAGTTGAAATCGTCCGGTCCCAACGAAGAACGCATCTTGCGTGCCCATGCCCTCCTAAATAGAGCCAAACAAGTAGGGGTCGCGGAAGATAAACTGGGTAACCTGCAAATGGAATTCGCCAAACTGACTCATGCTCGGTCGGCTAATAGCAATAATGCAGCTTAATCAATCCCAGCATTTTGCCACCATTCTCGCCTCGACGGTTCATGACATTAAAAACTCGCTGACGGTTTTGCATGATCGTATTCGGCGAATTTCCGCCAGTCGCGGCCATGACGACCCCGATCTGCTTCAGTTGGAGTTCGAGGCCAATCGCATGAATCACAGCATGATGCAATTGCTGGCCCTGTATAAAATCGATAACAATAAATTTAATCTCGAGATCGACGAATATGCGGTACAGGAAATTTTCGATGAAGTGCGTGCCGAACAGGCGCCCTTGTTGCGCTTGGACGATATCGCATTGACCGTGGCATGCCCGGACGAATTGATGTGTTTCTGCGATTTCACCCAGGTCTGCAATGCGCTTGGCACGGTGCTAAACAATGCACGCCGTTATAGCCGCCGTAAGATCGAGTTGTCCGCCAGTCAACAGCGGGATTATGTCTGTTTTGTCATCGAGGACGATGGCGAGGGGTATTCGGAAGAATTGCTGGCGATCGATCCGGCCGACCAGGGGCGAATGGACTGGATTAGCGGCAGCACGGGCTTGGGACTTTATTTTGTTGCCACGATTGCGTCATTACATAGCAATGGCGATAAACGGGGCCATATCCGAATCGATAACGACAGTCGCCTCGGCGGCGCGCGTTTCAGGCTGTTTCTGCCATGAGCGGTGCGCCACAAAAGCGTTGGCAAATGTTGAACAAAGTCTCCCAGCTATCGCCCGGACTTTGCCCCTTTATCTGCCTGTCGGCGCTGGCGCACAATAATAAAATATCTTCTAGTTGCGTCAGCGACAACCGTTTCAAGGCTGCCCCAACCAGTTGTTTTCTTTTGTCCCAGACCTGGTGTTTGGCGAAAACGCTGTCTTTGCGGCCGCCTTGCGCCAGGTCCGTCTTGATGTTGAACAGATTCCTGGCTTCGCGGCTTAAGGCCCACAGCAGTACCGGCTCGGCGATTCCTTCGGCCTTCAATCCTTGTAGAATTTTGGCGGCCCGGTTAATGCGTCCCGGTAACAAGCTGTCCATCAGTTTGAAGACGTCGTAACGGGCGTTGTCGGCGACCAACTGTTCAACATCTTGCGCGGAAACGGCGTTGTCGCCGTGCAGGATATAAAGCTTTTCAATTTCCTGGGCGGCGGCCAGCAGGTTTCCCTCGATCCGCGAGGCAAGCGCTTTCAATCCGTCCGGATCGATGTGCATGCCTTTTTTTTGGCTCCGTCGCTGTAAACATTGTACCAGCGCGGCTCCCTGCAATGGCCAAACCTGTAGCACCGCGCCGGCTTTGTCCAGTGCCTGGAACCAACGTGATTTTTGCGCCTGCGGGGATAATTTTCCGCACGTAATCAATAACAGCGTTTCGGGCGGTAGACGGCTGCAATATTCCAGCAATGCCTTGGCGCCTTCGTTACCCGGTTTGCCGGACGGAATACGCAGGTCGATGATTTTTTTTTCGGCGAAAATGGATAGGGAATCGGCTTCCACCGATAACCGTTGCCAGTCGAAATTGCCTTCGGCGTTCAATACCTCCCTTACCGTGTATCCGGCCTGTTTGGCGTATGCACGGATTTCATCCGCTGCCTCGCCGAGTTGCAGCGGCTCATCGCCACACAGCAAATAGACCGGATGTAATTTTTTTTGCAGGTCGGTGGGCAATTGCTCGAGACGTAAACGCATGCCGTTCTAGTTTTTCAGTATGGCGCGTGCCCGTGAAATAATCGAACGCACCGCTTGTCGGTACATTTCATCGCGAATCACGGCTTCTTCATTGTTCTTGGCCAGGATGTCTTGCTGACTATTGAAGTATTCGCGATCGATTTCCAGGTCTTGTTGCTTGAGCAGCACTTTGCCTTGAGGGTCGAGTAGCGAGTAATTGACCGTGTAGGTCAATTCGAACTCAATCGCCTTGCCTTGAGAATCCAGAGCCAGTACACGCCTTCTCATATCGTCTTTGAGGACCTTGATGACCATTCCGGCCTGGGAGGGAGAACTGACCAGTCGGCCGTCGGAATAGCGCAACGATTGTTTCATTTCACGCTGCAATTGCGAGCCTGCGCCTTCGACATAGACGCTTTTCATTTCCTCGGGAATATCGACGGCGCCGCGCAGATGATAGCCGCAGGCCGTCAGCGACAGCATCGACGCCACAAGCGCGGCACTAATAAATGACTTGGTTCCCATGACTATCTTTCTTTTCGCGTTAAACAACAATATTGACCAGTTTTTTCGGCACCACGATGACTTTTTTGATCGGCTTGTCTTCGACATAGCGTTTGACGTTTTCATCGCCCAATGCCTGCGCTTCGATTTCTTCCTTGCTGGCCGTCAGGGCGACTTCCAGTCTGCTGCGCAGTTTGCCGTTCACCTGTATGACCATTTGCAGGCTGTCTTGTTGCATGGCCGACTGGTCGATCGTGGGCCAGCTTTCCGTGGCGATATCGCCGTCATGGCCCAGTTCCTGCCAGAGTTGCTGGCAGATGTGCGGGATGATCGGCGCCAGCATCAGCACGACCGCTTCCAAAGCCTCCTGTTTGACCGCTCTGCCGTTGTCTGAATCGTCTTCGAATTTGGATAGGGCGTTGATCAACTCCATGTTGGCGGCAATGGCGGTGTTGAAGGTATGGCGGCGGCTCAGGTCGTCCGTCACCTTGCTTAAGGTCTGGTGCAATTGCCGGCGGAGGGCCTTTTGCGCTTCGTTCAGTGCGTTTTTGGCCAATGCCGGGCCGGGTTGTCCGCTTTCGGCATGCAGATAGACCTGGCGCCATAGTCTCCTCAGGAAACGGAAAGCCCCTTCCACGCCGCTGTCGGACCACTCCAGGGATTGATCGGGCGGCGACGTGAACATGGTGTACAAGCGAACGGTATCGGCGCCGTATTGATCGATCAGCATTTGCGGGTCGACGCCGTTATTTTTGGATTTGGACATTTTTTCGATCGGGCCGACCGTAACCGGCGAACCGTCTTCCCGCAGTTTGGCGCCGACGATGCGTCCTTTGTCATCGCGCTCGACATCGACTTGGGTCATGTTGAAATAGCGTTTGTGCCCGTGCTCGTCCGTTTGATAAAACGTCTCGGCGACCACCATGCCTTGGGTCAAGAGGTTCTTGAACGGTTCGTCGACCTTGACCAGGCCTTCGTCGCGCAGCAACTTGGTGTAGAAGCGGGCATAAAGCAAATGCAGAATGGCGTGTTCGATGCCGCCGATATAATGGTCGACCGGCAGCCAGTAATCGACCGATTCGGCCAACATGGATTTGTCGCTGGCGCCGGCATAGCGGGCGAAATACCAGGACGATTCCATGAAGGTGTCGAAGGTATCGGTATCCCGTTTCGCGGCCTGACCGCACTGTGGGCAAGCGGCATGCGGGAAAGTCGGGTGCGCGGCCAGGGGCGACTGCGAGCCGTCCAACACAACATCGCGCGGCAGCGTCACCGGCAAATCCTGCTCGGGCACGGGCACCATGCCGCAATCGTCGCAGTAAATGACCGGCACCGGCGCGCCCCAATAGCGCTGTCTGGAGACGCCCCAGTCGCGCAGGCGGAAATTGGTCCGGCGCTCGCCCTTGCCGGCCTTTTCCAAATGCTTGGCGATGGCCTCGAAGGCTTCGGCCGAGGTCAGACCGTCGAACTGGGCGGAATGCTTCAACACGCCTTTGTCCGTAAAGGCCTGTTCGGCAATGCTGTCATCGGCGCCGTCGGCGGCGAAAATGACTTGTTTGATCGGAATTCCGTATTTCTTGGCGAATTCGTAATCGCGTTGGTCGTGCCCCGGTACCGACATCACCGCGCCCGTGCCGTAGCTCATCAGCACGAAATTGGCGATCCATACCGGGACTTCCTCGCCGGTGATCGGGTGGGTGGCCTTGACGCCGGAATCGATGCCGCGTTTTTCCATCGTTTCCAGGGCCGCCTCGGAAGTCTCCATAAGCTTGCATTCTTCCAGGAACGCGGCGATGTCTGGGTTGTGTTCGGCTGCGGTTAGAGCTACCGGATGCTCCGCGGCCACGGCGACATAGGTGACGCCCATCAAGGTATCGGGTCGGGTCGTGTAAATGCGGATCGGCTGTTCTTGCCCGGGCACGACGAAATCCATTTCCACACCTTCGGAACGGCCGATCCAGTTGGCCTGCATCGTTCTGACCTGTTCCGGCCAGCCTTCCAGTTTTTCCAGGTCCTGTAACAGTTCGTCGGCGTAAGCGGTGATTTTCAGAAACCATTGCGAGATTTCCTTTTTCTCGACCTTGGTGTCGCAGCGCCAGCAGCAACCGTCGATGACTTGTTCGTTTGCCAGTACGGTCATGTCGTTCGGGCACCAGTTGACCGGAGATACTTTTTTATAAACCAGGTCTTTTTCCAATAGCTTGATGAAAAACCATTGCTCCCAGCGGTAATAGTCCGGGTCGCAGGTCGCCAGTTCGCGGTTCCAATCGTAACCGAAGCCGAGACGTTTCAATTGATCACGCATGTAGGCGATGTTCTCGTAGGTCCAATCGGCAGGATGTACCTTGTTCTGCATGGCGGCGTTTTCCGCCGGCAGGCCGAAGGCGTCCCAGCCCATCGGTTGCATGACGTTTTTCCCCTGCATGCGTTGAAAGCGGCTGATGACGTCTCCGATGGTGTAATTTCTAACATGCCCCATATGCAATTTGCCGCTGGGATATGGAAACATCGACAGACAGTAATATTTCTCTTTGCCCGTGTCCTCGGAAGCATTGAACACTCCCGATTGCTCCCATTGTTCCTGAACTTTTTGCTCTATGGCTAACGGTTTGTAATTTTCTTCCATCCTGCTCGTCTTTTACCGGTCAAAAGCGTTAGAATACCTTACAGACGCACAAATCTAAAGTGTCATTTAATGGAGCAAGACATGAGCGAAAATAAATTTATCGATGCCTATAACAAATTAATGGAACATCTGTACGAAGCGATGGATGACACCTTGCATACCGCTGCCGAGGCGATGGAAATCGCCAAGGAGAAAATCAGCGAAATCGGCGGCCATGCCCAGGAATTCACCCAGGAGGAACTCGACCGGCTTGCTCATTATGTGATGCGCGATATCGAACACGCGGCGGCCAACCCGACCCCGATCAAGAAGGAAGATGATTCGTTGGCGGAATGGCTGAAATTCGACATCGATTTGATCGAAAATTTCGCCCTCGATGCGTTTATGGATGTGGCCGATAAAACCCGGATCGAATTGGCCAGGCTGGAAAACCAGGCCAAACAGTATCATCCTTATAAAAGCGGCGAAATCGCCGGCCCCGGCACGCTGGTTTGCGACTCGTGCGGTAAACAGATTGCCTTCAAATCACCTGGCGTCATTCCCAAGTGTCCGGCCTGCGGCGGGGAAAACTTTACACGCTGTTGATATCAAAGGTTAAAAGTCTGATAATGCAGACTTCAATCCATTAGCTTTAATGAGGAAAAACATGCGCAGGGTCATCTTCAATCAAAAAGGTGGGGTAGGCAAATCGACAATTACCTGTAATCTGGCTGCCATCAGTGCGGTTGAAGGCAAAAAAACGCTGGTGATCGATCTCGATATTCAGTGCAACTCGACCCAATATTTGCTTGGCGAAAAAGTTGAGGACGCGGATAGGACCATCGCTCACTTTTTCAAGGATTGCTTGGGTGTGGCATTGTTTGGCGGCAGCAAGGAGGATTTGAGCGCGGTAATCCACGAAACGCCTTTTCCTAATCTTTATATCATCCCTGCGCACCCCGATTTGGAAGCCTTGCAAAGCCGATTGGATGCCCGCTATAAGATTTTCAAATTGAAGGAAGCGTTGGAAAAGTTGGAAGGGTTCGACCATATCTACATGGATACGCCGCCGACGCTGAACTTCTATAGTCAATCGGCGCTGATCGCCGCGCAAAAATGCCTGATTCCGTTCGACTGCGATACCTTCGCTCGGGAAGCGCTATACACGTTGCTGAACGCCGTTTCCGAAGTCAAGGCCGACCATAATCAGGACTTGGAAGTCGAAGGCATCGTCGTTAACCAGTATCAAAAACAGGCCAATCTGCCGCGGCAATTGGTCGAGGAATTGATCCAGGAAGGGCATGCCGTGCTCGAGCCGAAAATATCGCCATCGGTCAAGATCCGCGAGTCCCACAGCTTGTCCAAGCCGCTGGTTCATTTCGCGCCGAATCATAAACTGACCGAGGAGTTTCGAGCCTTGTATCTGGAAATCAATCCATAGTCGGTATTGTTTAAAACAAACCGTCCGCAATTGGCCGGACAAAAAAGGCAGCGGTAGCTGCCTTTTTTGTGTCCAATGCCATATCTCTATCCTTTTGTCGCTGGGAAAAAGCGCATCGGAGCTTCCGCTCGCACGCAAATTTAGGCTGTTTCCAATGATGGGCCGTTAGCATCCTCCGGGTCGCCCTCGTAAGGCGTCGCGTATTTACAATCCTTTTGCGGGCAGACTTTTTCGGTGCCGCGTCGTTTGGTGGTTTTCAAGGTAAGGATCGGCCAGCCGCAATCTGGGCAGCTTTCCTTGATCGGCGCATTCCACAAGGCATAATCGCATTTGGGATATTCCGAGCAAGAATAAAAAATTTTCCCGGAACGCGATTTGCGTTTGAATATCGTGCCCTTATGGCATTTGGGGCATTCGATGCCGGTATCGACCGGTTTTTCCAGTGGTTCGATATGTTTGCAGGCAGGATAATTACTGCAGCCGATGAATTTTCCGTAACGACCGGTTTTGATGACCAAGTTAGAGCCGCACTTCGGACAGCTGCGACCTTCCACGACTTCCGCCTCGGCCGCTTGATTGCCGTCTTCGTTGAGATTCCGGGTGTAGGAGCAATCGGGATAATTGGTGCAGCCGATGAAGCGGCCATTACGCCCCAAGCGGATCGATAGTTGCCCTCCGCATTCGGGACATTTTTCCTCGATGACTTCCTGGGTCACGTCTTTGCGTTGCACGCTTTGTTCTTTTTCGCCAATCAGTTTGCTGAAGGGCTGCCAAAAGTCGTTCATCAATGGGATCCAGTCTTTTTCGCCCCGCGATACGGCATCCAGTTCGTCTTCCAGATTGGCGGTAAAGCTGTAATCCACATATTTGGTGAAATGCTCGGTCAGGAATTTATTGACGATTCGGCCGACATCGGTCGGATGGAAACGTTTGTTTTCCAAAATGACATAGTCGCGATTTTGCAGTGTCGAAATGATCGTCGCGTAAGTGGAAGGGCGGCCGATGCCATGCTCTTCCAGGGCCTTGACCAGGCTTGCCTCGCTGTAGCGCGGCGGCGGTTCGGTAAAGTGCTGGGCGGCGAGTATGTCGTGCAGATCGACCGGGCGGCCTTCCTCCATCGGCGGCAAAAAACTTTCCTTATCGTCGCTTTCCTTGCTGTCATCGCGGCCTTCCAGGTAAACGGCCATGAAGCCCGGTTTGGCGATCGTAGAACCGGTGGCGCGGAATACGTTTTCGGGGCCGCCGCAGTGGAGGTCCACCGCGACAAGGTTCAGGGTCGCATGGATCATTTGGCAGGCGATGGTGCGCTTCCAGATCAATTCATACAATTTTAACTGATCGGCAGAGAGCCTTTCCTTGACTTGTTCCGGCAGTCGTCTGATCGAGGTGGGGCGGATTGCCTCGTGCGCTTCCTGCGCATTCTTCGATTTGGTTTTGAAGGAACGCGGTTCTTTCGGTAAATTGTCGGCGCCGTATTTTTCCACGATCAGTTCGCGGATTTCGGCCACCGCCTCATCCGCCAGATTAACCGAATCGGTACGCATGTAGGTGATCAGGCCGGCGGTTTCGCCTCCTAGATCGATACCTTCGTAAAGTTGCTGCGCCACCATCATCGTACGTTTGGTGGTAAACCCCAGTTTACGGGCGGCTTCCTGTTGCAAGGTCGACGTAATGAACGGGGCGGCCGGGTTGCGCCGGCGCTGCTTTTTCTCCAGTTTGGCGACAATCAGTTTACCGTCCGCGGCTTCGAGCAAGGTTTGCTTAACCTCGTTGGCGCGTTTTTCGTCGGTGATGCTGAATTGTTCGAGCTTCTCGCCGGCAAAATGGGTCAGTTTGGCTTTGAACGGTTGCCCCTGTGAACTGACGTCGGCGGTATGGCTCCAGTATTCGCGGCTTTTAAATGCCTCGATTTCCAGCTCTCGCTCCACAATCATGCGCAGGGCGGGACTTTGTACGCGACCGGCCGACAAGCCGCGGCGAATTTTCTTCCACAGCAGCGGCGATAGGTTGAACCCCACTAAATAATCCAATGCCCGGCGCGCCTGTTGTGCGTTAATCAGTTTGGTGGAGAGTTCGGTCGGGTGGGCGATAGCTTCGGTAACCGCTTTTTTGGTGATTTCGTGAAAGACGACTCGGTGAACTTCCTTGTTTTTCAAAAGGTTTTTTTCCTTTAAGTGTTCGAATACATGCCAGGAAATTGCTTCTCCCTCGCGATCTGGGTCGGTTGCCAGATACAAGGTATCGGCCTTTTTCATGGCTTTGCCGATTTCCTGTAAATGACGCAGGTTTCGTTCGATGACCTGATATTTCATCGCGAAATGGTTATTCGGATCGACCGCGCCTTCCTTCGGAATCAGATCCCTGACATGGCCATAGGACGCAAGGACCTGATAATCCTTGCCGAGGTACTTTTCAATGGTTTTGCACTTAGCTGGAGACTCTACTATGACTAGGTTTTTACTCATGATGGGTAAAGCGGAGAATGATTAATGCAATGACACGGGGATATCGTTATAAACGATGTCTTCCATCCTGGAAAAAGCCACGGCATCGTCCGGCTGACTGAGCAGTATCATCAATACCAACCATTTCAGCTTTTCCAGCGTGATGTTCTCGTTTTTCAAGGCCATGGCGCGGTCGATCACGATTTCGCGACTGGTCGGAGTCAAGATTTTGCTATGCTCCAGAAACAGCAGGAAATCCTGGCATTCCAGATCCAAAACGGCTTTTTCCTGATCGCTGAAAATCCGGAAAGCAGAGGATATCGTCGGGCTGATGGTGCTTTCCTCGGTCAAGGATTCCAGCCAATCGAAAGCTTTTTTTACTTCGGGTTGTTCGAAACCTGCATCGATCAGCTCGCTGGCGATGGTGTCGGCATCCCCGAACATTTCGATCTCGTTATCGAGATAGTTTTCAAACAAATAGATGAGTACATCAAAAATATCTTCTTTCATTATGGCTGTTTACTTAATTCGAATGTAGTTGCCGCCTGGTGCCGAGGCAATATAACCTTTCAGCTCGAGCACCAATAACATGGATGAAATGATTTCTACGGCTAGACCGCTTTGTTGAACCAGATAATCTACAGTTGTGGGGCTGAATTGTATTAAATTCAATAGATTTTGTTGTTCCAGGTCAAGTTCTGATTGTAAATTTTCTGGAACGTTCAACTCATATCGTTGATTGTATTCGCCTAATTCTTCCAAAATGTCATCGCTCGTTTCGACCAGTTTTGCTCCTTCCCTGATCAGGGCATTGCAACCTCGGGCCAGGGGGTTGTATATCGAACCGGGAATGGCGAAGACTTCGCGGTTTTGTTCCAATGCCTGTCGGGCGGTAATCAACGAGCCACTTTGCCGCGCCGCCTCCACTACCAAAAGGCCGATGCAAAGTCCACTGATGATGCGGTTGCGGCGCGGAAAATGATTGGCTACCGCGGCGGTGCCGGGAGGAAATTCGGAAACGATGGCGCCTTGTTTGACGATTTCGCCAGCGAGCTCCTTATGCCGGGCCGGATAAACGCGGTCCGGACCGGTGCCGGCCACGGCGATGGTATGGCCACCGGCTTGTAACGCTCCGCGATGCGCGGCGGCGTCGATCCCCAAAGCCAAGCCGCTGGTGACCACAAAACCGAAACTGGCCAAGGTTGCGGCGAAGTCGGTAGCGATTTGCTGACCTTGAGCGGAGGGGTTGCGGCTGCCGACGATGGCTATTTGCGGTTGTTTCAGCAGTTCGATATTACCACGCACAAAGAGCACCGCGGGCGGATTGGCAATTTCCTTCAGCAAGGGAGGGTAGCGTTCATCGTGCAGGGTAAGGGCGTGATTGCCAGTTTGTTTCAGCCAAGACATGTCCTGTTCGACTGACGGCCAATCAGG
Proteins encoded in this region:
- the leuS gene encoding leucine--tRNA ligase gives rise to the protein MEENYKPLAIEQKVQEQWEQSGVFNASEDTGKEKYYCLSMFPYPSGKLHMGHVRNYTIGDVISRFQRMQGKNVMQPMGWDAFGLPAENAAMQNKVHPADWTYENIAYMRDQLKRLGFGYDWNRELATCDPDYYRWEQWFFIKLLEKDLVYKKVSPVNWCPNDMTVLANEQVIDGCCWRCDTKVEKKEISQWFLKITAYADELLQDLEKLEGWPEQVRTMQANWIGRSEGVEMDFVVPGQEQPIRIYTTRPDTLMGVTYVAVAAEHPVALTAAEHNPDIAAFLEECKLMETSEAALETMEKRGIDSGVKATHPITGEEVPVWIANFVLMSYGTGAVMSVPGHDQRDYEFAKKYGIPIKQVIFAADGADDSIAEQAFTDKGVLKHSAQFDGLTSAEAFEAIAKHLEKAGKGERRTNFRLRDWGVSRQRYWGAPVPVIYCDDCGMVPVPEQDLPVTLPRDVVLDGSQSPLAAHPTFPHAACPQCGQAAKRDTDTFDTFMESSWYFARYAGASDKSMLAESVDYWLPVDHYIGGIEHAILHLLYARFYTKLLRDEGLVKVDEPFKNLLTQGMVVAETFYQTDEHGHKRYFNMTQVDVERDDKGRIVGAKLREDGSPVTVGPIEKMSKSKNNGVDPQMLIDQYGADTVRLYTMFTSPPDQSLEWSDSGVEGAFRFLRRLWRQVYLHAESGQPGPALAKNALNEAQKALRRQLHQTLSKVTDDLSRRHTFNTAIAANMELINALSKFEDDSDNGRAVKQEALEAVVLMLAPIIPHICQQLWQELGHDGDIATESWPTIDQSAMQQDSLQMVIQVNGKLRSRLEVALTASKEEIEAQALGDENVKRYVEDKPIKKVIVVPKKLVNIVV
- the dprA gene encoding DNA-processing protein DprA encodes the protein MRTPGIGSKTICHILEHLEPEQVFSASYGTLSKLGLNEAIIAALRQPDWPSVEQDMSWLKQTGNHALTLHDERYPPLLKEIANPPAVLFVRGNIELLKQPQIAIVGSRNPSAQGQQIATDFAATLASFGFVVTSGLALGIDAAAHRGALQAGGHTIAVAGTGPDRVYPARHKELAGEIVKQGAIVSEFPPGTAAVANHFPRRNRIISGLCIGLLVVEAARQSGSLITARQALEQNREVFAIPGSIYNPLARGCNALIREGAKLVETSDDILEELGEYNQRYELNVPENLQSELDLEQQNLLNLIQFSPTTVDYLVQQSGLAVEIISSMLLVLELKGYIASAPGGNYIRIK
- the topA gene encoding type I DNA topoisomerase, which produces MSKNLVIVESPAKCKTIEKYLGKDYQVLASYGHVRDLIPKEGAVDPNNHFAMKYQVIERNLRHLQEIGKAMKKADTLYLATDPDREGEAISWHVFEHLKEKNLLKNKEVHRVVFHEITKKAVTEAIAHPTELSTKLINAQQARRALDYLVGFNLSPLLWKKIRRGLSAGRVQSPALRMIVERELEIEAFKSREYWSHTADVSSQGQPFKAKLTHFAGEKLEQFSITDEKRANEVKQTLLEAADGKLIVAKLEKKQRRRNPAAPFITSTLQQEAARKLGFTTKRTMMVAQQLYEGIDLGGETAGLITYMRTDSVNLADEAVAEIRELIVEKYGADNLPKEPRSFKTKSKNAQEAHEAIRPTSIRRLPEQVKERLSADQLKLYELIWKRTIACQMIHATLNLVAVDLHCGGPENVFRATGSTIAKPGFMAVYLEGRDDSKESDDKESFLPPMEEGRPVDLHDILAAQHFTEPPPRYSEASLVKALEEHGIGRPSTYATIISTLQNRDYVILENKRFHPTDVGRIVNKFLTEHFTKYVDYSFTANLEDELDAVSRGEKDWIPLMNDFWQPFSKLIGEKEQSVQRKDVTQEVIEEKCPECGGQLSIRLGRNGRFIGCTNYPDCSYTRNLNEDGNQAAEAEVVEGRSCPKCGSNLVIKTGRYGKFIGCSNYPACKHIEPLEKPVDTGIECPKCHKGTIFKRKSRSGKIFYSCSEYPKCDYALWNAPIKESCPDCGWPILTLKTTKRRGTEKVCPQKDCKYATPYEGDPEDANGPSLETA
- a CDS encoding DUF494 family protein → MKEDIFDVLIYLFENYLDNEIEMFGDADTIASELIDAGFEQPEVKKAFDWLESLTEESTISPTISSAFRIFSDQEKAVLDLECQDFLLFLEHSKILTPTSREIVIDRAMALKNENITLEKLKWLVLMILLSQPDDAVAFSRMEDIVYNDIPVSLH
- a CDS encoding zinc ribbon-containing protein; translated protein: MSENKFIDAYNKLMEHLYEAMDDTLHTAAEAMEIAKEKISEIGGHAQEFTQEELDRLAHYVMRDIEHAAANPTPIKKEDDSLAEWLKFDIDLIENFALDAFMDVADKTRIELARLENQAKQYHPYKSGEIAGPGTLVCDSCGKQIAFKSPGVIPKCPACGGENFTRC
- a CDS encoding ParA family protein — translated: MRRVIFNQKGGVGKSTITCNLAAISAVEGKKTLVIDLDIQCNSTQYLLGEKVEDADRTIAHFFKDCLGVALFGGSKEDLSAVIHETPFPNLYIIPAHPDLEALQSRLDARYKIFKLKEALEKLEGFDHIYMDTPPTLNFYSQSALIAAQKCLIPFDCDTFAREALYTLLNAVSEVKADHNQDLEVEGIVVNQYQKQANLPRQLVEELIQEGHAVLEPKISPSVKIRESHSLSKPLVHFAPNHKLTEEFRALYLEINP
- a CDS encoding LPS-assembly lipoprotein LptE, translating into MGTKSFISAALVASMLSLTACGYHLRGAVDIPEEMKSVYVEGAGSQLQREMKQSLRYSDGRLVSSPSQAGMVIKVLKDDMRRRVLALDSQGKAIEFELTYTVNYSLLDPQGKVLLKQQDLEIDREYFNSQQDILAKNNEEAVIRDEMYRQAVRSIISRARAILKN
- a CDS encoding response regulator, whose amino-acid sequence is MTLKLSNKKILLVEDFPTMRKAIKDMLGTLDAHYVVESDNGLNALKEMAREKFDIVLCDYNLGKGKNGQQVLEEARQRKLLPFSAVFIIISGEQAPGMVLGAMENKPDEYLTKPFNALQLRTRLEKNFKRKAYLYPVERELDRGNLALAIHQCDKLLQENDKKMRTLLLKIRADLALKVGDLVKAGEIYQEVLAQRELPWARLGLGIIAFKENNFSSAIAIFERLIASNPLYMDSYDWLSQAYQADDQPIQAQDILNQAVELSPTAILRQKKLAETADKNNSLDVAEQAYKAVVKLGKHSVHKSSSDFSKLARLYSRTNDAKQALKTLDDMRQEFIKNPEAELRAATLETELYQQLGDEKLAKEAFSKVRDLSESMGKSMPKDLQLDLAKACFLNDDHETADKVLESLIINHIDDDAFMDDIRQMQSSVGRDNYSETLMQKTRQQLIEINNQGVSLFKQGKPNEAMSLFEKASAKMPANKTIVLNMTRIAMHELKSSGPNEERILRAHALLNRAKQVGVAEDKLGNLQMEFAKLTHARSANSNNAA
- a CDS encoding sensor histidine kinase, whose product is MQLNQSQHFATILASTVHDIKNSLTVLHDRIRRISASRGHDDPDLLQLEFEANRMNHSMMQLLALYKIDNNKFNLEIDEYAVQEIFDEVRAEQAPLLRLDDIALTVACPDELMCFCDFTQVCNALGTVLNNARRYSRRKIELSASQQRDYVCFVIEDDGEGYSEELLAIDPADQGRMDWISGSTGLGLYFVATIASLHSNGDKRGHIRIDNDSRLGGARFRLFLP
- the holA gene encoding DNA polymerase III subunit delta, with product MRLRLEQLPTDLQKKLHPVYLLCGDEPLQLGEAADEIRAYAKQAGYTVREVLNAEGNFDWQRLSVEADSLSIFAEKKIIDLRIPSGKPGNEGAKALLEYCSRLPPETLLLITCGKLSPQAQKSRWFQALDKAGAVLQVWPLQGAALVQCLQRRSQKKGMHIDPDGLKALASRIEGNLLAAAQEIEKLYILHGDNAVSAQDVEQLVADNARYDVFKLMDSLLPGRINRAAKILQGLKAEGIAEPVLLWALSREARNLFNIKTDLAQGGRKDSVFAKHQVWDKRKQLVGAALKRLSLTQLEDILLLCASADRQIKGQSPGDSWETLFNICQRFCGAPLMAETA